One segment of Campylobacter hominis ATCC BAA-381 DNA contains the following:
- a CDS encoding polyribonucleotide nucleotidyltransferase: MKYAVEVNNNVEIFEINKVAKQAAGACLMKVKNTVVLATVARENTQVEEDFLPLTVQYIEKQYAAGRIPGGYIKRETKPGDFETLTSRIIDRSLRPLFPKGYAYPTQIVVFVLSADPEIDLQVVGLNAASVALYLSDIPMKAPVCGVRVGYINDSFVINPTNSELQNSALDLYVAGVKDEMLMIEMRSLPNMNGENQNMNEFSEDKMVEAIDFASKAILAGSTAYENTFSALKKPDAALEYKPEVEDENIANFIEQNFTSDVQAAINQMAKSERATELDKIVNKIMQSETAIQNEWQKNVVSNIIGKFKRKIIRSQIINERRRADGRALDEIRPISIETNILPNAHGSCLFTRGQTQALVVTTLGGETDAQVSDSLTSNTPISERFMFQYNFPGFCVGEASPLKSPGRRELGHGNLAKRALTPSVPLNNPQVIRTVSEILESNGSSSMASVCGGSLSLRAAGVSTLKLVAGVAMGLIFEDDKHAILTDIMGLEDHDGDMDFKVAGTREGITALQMDIKLGGISLEILREALNQAKDGRNYILNLMEVANDDIIINEEILPKIEIFGVDPNKMVDIIGQGGKTIKELIDKYEVSIDLERDSGEVKIQGANKINVENAKSDILNIVKKSNDFKKGSKFGHHHERKETSNFQVGEEFDGVVKKIMDFGAFISLKDGIDGLLHVSKIKTQLSEGDTLRVKVEEIKRGKISLELCE; the protein is encoded by the coding sequence ATGAAATATGCAGTGGAAGTAAACAACAATGTAGAAATTTTTGAGATTAATAAAGTTGCTAAGCAGGCAGCCGGTGCTTGTTTGATGAAAGTAAAAAATACGGTGGTTTTGGCAACTGTTGCAAGAGAAAACACTCAAGTGGAAGAAGATTTTTTACCGCTAACGGTGCAATATATAGAAAAACAATACGCTGCAGGCAGAATTCCGGGCGGTTATATAAAAAGAGAGACAAAACCTGGAGATTTTGAAACATTAACTTCGCGTATAATAGATCGCTCACTTCGTCCACTTTTTCCAAAAGGCTATGCTTATCCTACTCAAATCGTAGTTTTTGTGCTTTCTGCAGATCCTGAAATCGATTTGCAGGTTGTAGGATTAAATGCGGCAAGTGTAGCGCTTTATTTAAGTGATATTCCTATGAAAGCTCCGGTTTGCGGCGTTCGCGTCGGTTACATAAATGATAGTTTTGTTATAAATCCTACAAATTCGGAACTCCAAAATTCAGCGCTTGATTTATATGTAGCAGGCGTAAAAGATGAAATGCTGATGATTGAGATGCGTTCTTTGCCGAACATGAACGGTGAAAATCAAAATATGAACGAATTTAGCGAAGATAAAATGGTAGAAGCCATAGATTTTGCTTCAAAGGCTATTTTAGCAGGTTCTACAGCTTATGAAAATACATTTTCAGCGCTCAAAAAGCCGGATGCCGCTTTAGAGTATAAGCCTGAAGTGGAAGATGAAAATATCGCAAATTTCATAGAACAAAATTTTACAAGCGATGTGCAAGCAGCGATAAATCAAATGGCAAAAAGCGAGCGAGCAACCGAGCTTGATAAAATCGTAAATAAAATTATGCAAAGCGAAACTGCAATTCAAAACGAATGGCAAAAAAATGTAGTTTCAAATATTATAGGAAAGTTTAAACGAAAAATTATAAGAAGTCAAATTATAAATGAACGCAGACGCGCTGATGGTAGAGCTTTGGATGAAATTCGCCCGATTTCGATAGAAACAAATATTTTACCTAATGCGCATGGAAGTTGTCTTTTTACGCGCGGACAAACTCAAGCTTTGGTTGTTACGACATTGGGCGGCGAAACAGACGCGCAAGTAAGCGATAGCCTGACTTCAAATACACCGATTAGCGAAAGATTTATGTTCCAATATAATTTTCCTGGATTTTGCGTCGGGGAAGCAAGTCCTTTAAAAAGTCCGGGACGTCGTGAATTAGGACATGGAAATTTGGCAAAAAGAGCCTTAACTCCTAGTGTGCCTTTGAATAATCCTCAAGTTATAAGAACTGTAAGTGAAATTTTGGAAAGTAACGGAAGTAGTTCTATGGCAAGCGTTTGTGGCGGATCTTTATCTTTAAGGGCTGCTGGAGTTTCTACTTTAAAACTTGTAGCAGGAGTTGCTATGGGCTTAATTTTTGAAGATGATAAACATGCGATTTTAACGGATATTATGGGACTTGAAGACCATGACGGCGATATGGATTTTAAAGTTGCCGGTACTAGAGAAGGAATTACAGCGCTTCAAATGGATATAAAGCTTGGTGGAATCAGCCTTGAAATTTTAAGAGAAGCGCTAAATCAAGCCAAAGATGGAAGAAATTATATATTAAATTTAATGGAAGTCGCAAATGACGATATAATTATAAATGAAGAAATTCTACCTAAAATTGAAATTTTCGGTGTAGATCCGAATAAAATGGTAGATATTATAGGACAAGGCGGAAAAACCATTAAAGAACTTATTGATAAATATGAAGTCAGTATCGATTTGGAACGTGATAGCGGCGAAGTTAAAATTCAAGGTGCAAATAAAATAAATGTGGAAAACGCTAAATCCGATATTTTAAATATCGTAAAAAAATCAAATGATTTCAAAAAAGGCTCAAAATTCGGTCATCATCACGAAAGAAAAGAAACTTCAAATTTTCAAGTCGGAGAAGAATTTGATGGAGTTGTGAAAAAGATTATGGATTTTGGCGCATTTATAAGTTTAAAAGATGGTATTGACGGACTTTTGCATGTATCAAAAATAAAAACACAGCTTAGCGAAGGTGATACTTTACGTGTAAAAGTAGAAGAGATAAAACGTGGTAAAATTTCATTAGAACTTTGTGAATAA
- a CDS encoding universal stress protein, translated as MELKKLFFPIGAGEELRERIRGALLVNKFFGTHLSILACQLDPATVYNVRMTLRGGILFDEFLRTAEEELIEEQQNNLRIVCEECEKLGIIVSEDQSVPNSAFLRNLIGNRSDLVQKHSRYSDMVIAAVPTTGKITGTFEATVVKSGRPAIVIPRVLEEFKAEKILVALTGSAESSRALGHSLDLLKKAKKVHCITARHYLQESEAETIGRIDNYLDLHGIKATFDTVDAKGKVPGQILLENAENGNFDLIVAGMSDDNGIREVFLSGTAHYFLQNTKIPVMM; from the coding sequence ATGGAGTTAAAAAAGCTTTTTTTTCCTATAGGTGCAGGCGAAGAGTTAAGAGAGCGCATTAGAGGAGCGCTTTTGGTAAATAAATTTTTTGGAACTCATTTAAGTATTTTAGCTTGCCAACTGGATCCCGCTACTGTTTATAATGTGCGAATGACGCTTCGTGGCGGTATTTTATTTGACGAGTTTTTGCGCACGGCGGAAGAAGAATTAATAGAAGAACAACAAAACAATCTGAGAATTGTGTGTGAAGAGTGCGAAAAGCTTGGAATTATAGTAAGCGAAGATCAAAGTGTGCCTAATTCCGCTTTTTTAAGAAATCTTATAGGCAATCGTTCCGATTTGGTGCAAAAACATTCGCGATATTCTGACATGGTTATAGCGGCAGTGCCTACAACAGGTAAAATTACCGGAACTTTTGAGGCGACAGTCGTAAAAAGCGGGCGTCCGGCTATCGTAATTCCGCGTGTTTTAGAAGAGTTTAAAGCAGAAAAAATTTTAGTTGCTTTAACAGGAAGCGCGGAAAGTTCAAGGGCGCTTGGACACTCTCTAGATTTGCTTAAAAAAGCAAAAAAAGTACATTGTATAACCGCAAGACACTATTTACAAGAAAGCGAAGCAGAAACAATAGGAAGAATCGATAATTACTTGGATTTACATGGAATAAAAGCTACTTTCGATACAGTAGATGCAAAAGGAAAGGTTCCTGGCCAAATTTTATTGGAAAACGCGGAAAACGGAAATTTTGATTTGATAGTTGCTGGAATGAGTGATGATAATGGC